The Camelina sativa cultivar DH55 chromosome 14, Cs, whole genome shotgun sequence genome includes a window with the following:
- the LOC104743265 gene encoding LOW QUALITY PROTEIN: thionin-like protein 1 (The sequence of the model RefSeq protein was modified relative to this genomic sequence to represent the inferred CDS: inserted 1 base in 1 codon), which produces MENKRMAMLVVMMLVXGNMLIETEAVMSFKVCYGGCLLACGILAPNIKKLFCPFMCIKDCKRRALSVEANLKEINQTDYFCNIGCATDRCGSSSSIEDKDHVEKVSVCVDSCSETCSHKN; this is translated from the exons ATGGAGAACAAAAGAATGGCCATGTTAGTGGTGATGATGTTGG ATGGGAACATGTTGATTGAGACAGAGGCTGTTATGTCTTTTAAAGTATGTTACGGAGGTTGTCTTCTGGCGTGTGGTATTTTAGCACCCAatatcaaaaaacttttctGTCCTTTCATGTGTATCAAGGATTGTAAACGTCGTGCACTCTCTGTTGAGGCGAATCTAAAAGAGATTAACCAGACTGATTATTTCTGCAACATTGGATGTGCTACCGATCGTTGTGGTTCATCCTCCTCAATCGAAGATAAgg ATCATGTGGAGAAAGTTTCCGTATGCGTGGATTCATGTTCAGAGACTTGCTCCCACAAGAACTAA
- the LOC104739916 gene encoding thionin-like protein 2, with the protein MESKRVATLMMNNIMIVMVLMGYLLVQTSEAKSTSHFKVCYSNCHMVCKSHTTFPKSLFCPFTCLLTCLVPTPPSPSPSYYTTGLTNKIDRTDYFCKLGCATHHCVSLSSLQNPNAEKVATCVDSCSEKCSKENKN; encoded by the exons ATGGAGAGCAAAAGAGTTGCGACGTTGATGATGAACAACATTATGATAGTGATGGTACTAATGGGATACCTTCTGGTTCAGACGTCAGAGGCTAAGTCTACTAGCCATTTTAAAGTTTGTTACTCAAATTGTCATATGGTGTGTAAATCTCATACGACGTTtccaaaatctcttttttgtccATTCACATGTCTTCTGACTTGTCTTGTTCCTACTCCACCATCACCTTCTCCTTCTTATTATACTACGggtttaacaaacaaaatcgaTCGTACTGATTACTTCTGCAAACTCGGTTGTGCTACTCACCAttgtgtttctctttcttccctCCAAAATCCGA ATGCGGAGAAAGTTGCAACCTGTGTGGATTCATGTTCGGAAAAATGCTCCAAGGAGAATAAAAACTGA
- the LOC104739917 gene encoding thionin-like protein 2 gives MESQRMVMFVTMMIVMVMGNLLIEAEAQAPPPPSPFKTCYRGCVVGCLYQKTFPSFLGCPLTCVGTCIFPQMPSPPSQMVSTNEIDHTDYYCRLGCAAHHCVSPSSFQNPNVDKVADCVDSCSDKCSTKN, from the exons atggAGAGCCAAAGAATGGTGATGTTTGTGACAATGATGATAGTGATGGTAATGGGAAACCTTCTGATTGAGGCAGAAGCTCAAGCTCCGCCTCCACCTTCTCCTTTCAAAACTTGTTACCGTGGTTGTGTTGTGGGTTGTCTCTACCAGAAGACGTTTCCAAGTTTCTTGGGGTGTCCATTAACGTGTGTGGGGACCTGTATTTTTCCCCAAATGCCTTCTCCTCCTTCACAGATGGTTTCAACAAACGAAATCGATCATACTGATTACTACTGCAGACTCGGTTGTGCTGCTCATCACTGTGTTTCCCCTTCTTCTTTCCAAAATCCga ATGTAGACAAAGTTGCGGACTGTGTGGATTCATGCTCGGACAAGTGCTCCACCAAGAACTAA
- the LOC104739918 gene encoding thionin-like protein 2, giving the protein MECQRMVMFVTMMIVMVMGNLLTEAEAQAPPPPSPFKTCYRGCVVGCLYQKTFPSFLGCPLTCVGTCIFPQMPSPPSQMVSKNEIDHIDYYCKLGCAAHHCVSLSSIQNPNVEKVADCVDSCSDKCSTKN; this is encoded by the exons atggagTGCCAAAGAATGGTGATGTTTGTGACAATGATGATAGTGATGGTAATGGGAAACCTTCTGACTGAGGCAGAAGCTCAAGCTCCACCTCCACCTTCTCCTTTCAAAACTTGTTACCGTGGTTGTGTTGTGGGTTGTCTCTACCAGAAGACGTTTCCAAGTTTCTTGGGGTGTCCATTAACGTGTGTGGGGACCTGTATTTTTCCCCAAATGCCTTCTCCTCCTTCACAGATGGTTTCAAAAAACGAAATCGATCATATTGATTACTACTGCAAACTCGGTTGTGCTGCTCATCACTGTGTTTCCCTTTCTTCTATCCAAAATCcaa ATGTAGAAAAAGTTGCGGACTGTGTGGATTCATGCTCGGACAAGTGCTCCACCAAGAACTAA
- the LOC104743267 gene encoding thionin-like protein 2 produces MECQRMVMFVTMMIVMAMGNLLIEAEAQAPPPPSHPFKTCYGGCVVGCLYQKTFPKILWCPLTCVGTCLFPQMSSPPSQMVSTNEIDHTDYYCKLGCAAHHCVSLSSIQNPNVEKVSDCVDSCSDKCSTKN; encoded by the exons atggagtGCCAAAGAATGGTGATGTTTGTGACAATGATGATAGTGATGGCAATGGGAAACCTTCTGATTGAGGCAGAAGCTCAAGCTCCACCTCCACCTTCTCATCCTTTCAAAACTTGTTACGGTGGTTGTGTTGTGGGTTGTCTCTACCAGAAGACgtttccaaaaattttgtggTGTCCATTAACATGTGTGGGGACCTGTCTTTTTCCCCAAAtgtcttctcctccttcacaGATGGTTTCAACAAACGAAATCGATCATACTGATTACTACTGCAAACTCGGTTGTGCTGCTCATCACTGTGTTTCCCTTTCTTCTATCCAAAATCCga ATGTAGAAAAAGTTTCGGACTGTGTGGATTCATGCTCGGACAAATGCTCCACCAAGAACTaa
- the LOC104743269 gene encoding thionin-like protein 2 → MISTNEIGYTDYYCKLGCAAHHCVSLSSIQNPNVDKVADCVDSCSDKCSTKN, encoded by the exons ATGATTTCAACAAACGAAATCGGTTATACTGATTACTACTGCAAACTCGGTTGTGCTGCTCATCACTGTGTTTCCCTTTCCTCTATCCAAAATCCGA ATGTAGACAAAGTTGCAGACTGTGTGGATTCATGCTCGGACAAGTGCTCCACCAAGAACTAA
- the LOC104743270 gene encoding pentatricopeptide repeat-containing protein At5g65560-like has product MALRRRLLSCASPVAQENHPSRTLCSAFGQPPKQNNPSNLSKCTFLKLDMEPESPKQPQGHNSNINRSNKFGFLKIFTFSGFPSSLHHHLDHPDPNFHKTVYGCASLLEFLTKHGIACDVPKLICFMTLQCVKNSDFLFVIDFSVKFKSLLTPNCYKALFDSLATTSLLPGMKHLYTEMLDVVSPGVHTFNTMVHAYSSHGYMVESNQFVCKMIQSGFAPNLSTFTSLIMGYSVTKDLEAALRVFHKNMVEHGCVPDSKCYEHLILGLCFTKKLGLAQRLLDQMQRQGLTPTWAVFDEIVICCCKLKKYGEAAQVVDHMISSGGYTPELIHCRTLICGLYEQGQRERADAVFHKLLQCGEYSDDDIAWTILIGGLRWKKGLAQEFSPLFQAMLLSECYLSPQTHFMLNQVLHRKARCA; this is encoded by the coding sequence ATGGCCCTGCGTAGGAGGCTGTTATCGTGCGCATCTCCGGTTGCACAAGAGAACCATCCCTCTCGCACACTCTGCTCTGCCTTTGGACAACCCCCAAAACAGAACAATCCCTCCAACTTATCTAAATGTACTTTCCTCAAGCTAGACATGGAACCTGAATCCCCCAAACAACCTCAAGGGCACAACAGCAACATCAACAGAAGCAACAAGTTTGGTTTCCTCAAAATATTCACTTTCTCCGGCTTTCCCTCTTCACTGCATCATCATCTTGATCATCCCGATCCCAATTTCCACAAGACTGTGTATGGCTGTGCATCCCTCCTCGAATTTTTAACTAAGCATGGAATCGCCTGCGACGTGCCTAAGCTCATCTGCTTCATGACACTTCAATGTGTAAAAAATTCtgactttttgtttgttattgacTTCTCTGTCAAATTCAAATCATTGCTCACTCCCAATTGCTACAAGGCTTTGTTCGATTCATTGGCTACTACTAGTTTGCTCCCTGGGATGAAACATCTCTACACGGAGATGTTGGATGTGGTTTCACCAGGCGTTCACACTTTTAACACAATGGTTCATGCGTATTCTAGTCATGGGTATATGGTGGAGTCCAATCAGTTTGTGTGTAAGATGATTCAGTCTGGTTTTGCTCCTAATCTTTCCACATTTACGTCTTTGATTATGGGTTACTCTGTCACCAAAGATTTGGAGGCTGCTCTTAGGGTTTTTCATAAGAATATGGTGGAACATGGGTGTGTTCCTGATTCCAAATGCTATGAACACCTCATTTTGGGGCTTTGTTTTACCAAGAAACTAGGATTAGCACAGAGGTTGTTGGATCAGATGCAAAGACAAGGATTAACTCCAACTTGGGCGGTTTTTGATGAGATTGTTATTTGTTGCTGTAAGCTGAAAAAGTATGGGGAAGCTGCACAAGTTGTGGATCATATGATTAGCAGTGGCGGCTACACACCGGAATTGATACATTGCAGAACGTTAATATGCGGGCTTTACGAACaaggacagagagagagagcggaTGCAGTTTTCCATAAGCTGCTTCAGTGTGGCGAGTACAGCGATGATGACATAGCTTGGACAATCCTCATTGGTGGTTTGCGTTGGAAAAAGGGTCTTGCACAGGAATTTTCTCCACTGTTCCAAGCAATGCTATTAAGTGAGTGTTACTTGAGCCCTCAGACACATTTTATGCTTAATCAGGTGCTTCACAGGAAGGCTCGATGCGCTTGA
- the LOC104743271 gene encoding pentatricopeptide repeat-containing protein At1g12775, mitochondrial-like — translation MEIAGIEQDTYILNILINSFCQSSHLRFALSTLARMVKAGHKPDMFTFTPLLRAFFLQKKSSDALAFLENMKAMGCKPNVVAYNTAFSGLFDNKMIPQVDVLLDQMDEEGCQPNAVTKSAIVSGFCKSGLTETAIRFLRILEEDEDNDEEVSVVLYSLIIDSLCQNKQLEEARELLDEMETKGIKPNVFTCNSVISCHCQHSRWDEALIVLRGMFEMKITPTATTYNILMDCIAPDASTYTSLISYYCKKRRLGRLVDAMQLFHEMSHQRDFAPNLVTYTILIQGCCKAGDADKALEFIEMSREITGDPFFYNVSLGCLFTAGKIDQALEMFELVEKMKMSNDIIYTTVINGLYKASRKDEAWDFFCSLLRKGVKLDVKVYNCIIHWLLNHKDLSEAKKLAEKMKEDGPAPNEDTYNIQIRGCLKSKFEAEVPALVKLMKADGFNPQINTFRLVLNMFKQGKLGQSFLDSFGKSKWD, via the exons ATGGAAATAGCTGGAATTGAACAAGATACCTACATCCTGAATATTCTGATAAATAGTTTCTGCCAGAGTTCGCACTTGCGTTTTGCTTTGTCTACATTGGCCAGAATGGTGAAAGCTGGCCATAAGCCTGATATGTTCACGTTTACCCCGTTGCTCAGGGctttttttcttcagaaaaaATCTTCTGATGCATTAGCTTTTCTTGAGAATATGAAGGCTATGGGTTGCAAACCAAATGTTGTGGCATATAACACTGCCTTTAGTGGTCTGTTTGACAATAAAATGATTCCTCAAGTGGACGTTCTACTGGATCAAATGGATGAAGAGGGTTGTCAACCAAATGCAGTTACTAAATCTGCAATTGTCAGCGGATTCTGCAAGAGTGGTCTTACTGAAACTGCTATAAGGTTTCTTAGAATACTGGAGGAAGACGAAGACAACGACGAAGAGGTCAGTGTTGTCTTGTACAGTCTCATTATCGACTCTCTCTGCCAAAACAAACAACTAGAGGAAGCACGGGAGCTTCTCGATGAAATGGAAACAAAGGGGATAAAACCAAACGTTTTTACTTGCAACTCTGTAATAAGCTGCCATTGTCAGCATAGCAGATGGGATGAAGCCTTAATAGTGCTGAGGGGAATGTTTGAGATGAAGATCACACCAACAGCCACCACGTATAATATTCTGATGGATT GTATAGCTCCGGATGCTTCTACCTATACCTCTTTGATCAGTTATTACTGTAAGAAAAGACGCCTAG GAAGACTAGTTGATGCAATGCAACTGTTTCATGAGATGTCGCATCAGAGAGACTTTGCTCCCAACTTAGTCACTTACACTATTTTAATTCAAGGTTGTTGCAAAGCAGGCGATGCAGATAAAGCCCTCGAATTTATTGAGATGAGTAGGGAGATTACTGGAGATCCTTTTTTCTACAATGTATCGTTAGGTTGTCTTTTCACTGCTGGCAAAATCGACCAGGCCTTGGAGATGTTTGAGCTtgtggaaaaaatgaaaatgagtaACGATATCATATATACCACGGTTATCAACGGGTTGTACAAGGCTAGTAGAAAGGATGAAGCATGGGATTTTTTTTGTAGCCTCTTGCGAAAAGGAGTGAAGCTCGACGTTAAGGTGTATAATTGCATCATCCACTGGTTGTTGAATCATAAAGACCTGTCTGAAGCAAAGAAATTGGCTGAAAAGATGAAGGAGGATGGGCCTGCGCCTAATGAGGATACATACAATATACAGATTCGGGGATGCCTTAAGTCTAAATTTGAAGCTGAAGTACCTGCCCTCGTCAAGCTCATGAAAGCAGATGGATTTAACCCACAAATCAACACATTTAGATTGGTTTTGAATATGTTTAAACAGGGGAAGTTGGGCCAAAGTTTTCTGGATTCATTTGGCAAAAGCAAATGGGATTGA
- the LOC104739919 gene encoding serine/threonine-protein kinase PEPKR2-like → MRKKRKGSETEGWENLPEDLLCSTASRSSNFRSHFSLEGYARLKKRCKENDDEAVESVVGSFKRRIAGVATAPPCGASSLVSSGRGLKRKIGCIDVSTQTGRKNKIDDDYVFGRNIGKGKFGSVRICKSRKNGTEFACKTLKKGEETVHREVEIMQHLSGHPRVVTLHAVYEESDCFHLVMELCSGGRLIDQMVKVGRYSEQRAANIFKDLMLVISYCHEMGVVHRDIKPENILLTAAGKIQLADFGLAMRIAKGQTLSGLAGSPAYVAPEVLSENYSEKVDIWSAGVLLYALLSGVLPFKGDSLDAIFEAIKNVKLDFNSGVWESVSKPARDLLARMLTREESARITADEILRHPWILFYTDRTLKTMCIKSKHKSQAGSPQCLKNRSPTKKTDVNRTNREKETTSDSPTDSFSNTEEEEDESGVVDVLVVAISNVRISEPKRSRVCSPTNNPIEQQHSSNLTTTNTLCRAF, encoded by the exons ATGAGGAAGAAGCGGAAAGGTAGTGAAACTGAGGGTTGGGAGAATTTACCAGAGGATCTGTTATGTTCAACTGCTTCACGATCATCCAACTTCAGGTCGCATTTCTCATTAGAGGGTTACGCTAGACTCAAGAAGCGTTGCAAGGAGAATGATGATGAAGCTGTCGAGTCTGTTGTTGGTTCTTTTAAGAGACGGATTGCTGGTGTCGCTACTGCACCTCCTTGTGGTGCCTCTTCTTTGGTTTCGTCAGGAAGAGGTTTGAAGAGGAAGATTGGGTGCATTGATGTTTCCACTCAGACTGGTAGGAAGAATAAAATTGACGACGACTATGTTTTTGGTCGGAATATTGGCAAAGGCAAATTCGGCTCTGTCAGGATCTGTAAGTCTAGGAAGAATGGGACCGAGTTTGCTTGTAAGACTCTCAAGAAGGGGGAGGAGACTGTTCACCGGGAAGTTGAGATTATGCAACACTTATCTGGTCATCCCCGTGTTGTCACATTGCATGCTGTTTATGAAGAGTCGGACTGTTTTCATCTTGTCATGGAGCTGTGTTCAGGGGGACGTTTGATTGATCAGATGGTTAAGGTGGGCAGGTATTCTGAGCAGCGAGCAGCTAATATATTCAAAGACCTCATGCTAGTCATCAGTTATTGCCACGAGATGGGAGTTGTGCACAGAGATATCAAACCAGAGAATATTCTCCTAACTGCTGCAGGGAAGATACAGCTGGCTGATTTCGGCCTCGCCATGAGAATTGCTAAAG GTCAAACACTGTCAGGATTGGCAGGAAGTCCTGCTTATGTTGCACCTGAAGTTCTTTCTGAAAATTATTCAGAGAAGGTCGACATTTGGAGTGCAGGTGTCCTCTTATATGCTCTCTTGTCTGGTGTACTCCCTTTTAAGGGAGACTCATTGGATGCCATTTTCGAAGCAATAAAAAACGTGAAGCTTGATTTCAACTCGGGAGTGTGGGAGTCTGTATCCAAACCTGCCCGTGATCTCTTGGCGAGAATGCTAACAAGGGAAGAATCTGCCAGAATCACAGCGGATGAAATACTAA GGCATCCATGGATACTCTTTTACACAGACCGGACACTCAAGACCATGTGTATTAAGTCAAAGCACAAGAGTCAAGCAGGATCTCCTCAGTGCCTCAAGAATCGCAGTCCCACAAAGAAAACTGACGTAAACAGAACTAACAGAGAAAAGGAGACAACATCTGATTCACCAACTGATTCATTCTCCAacacagaggaggaagaagatgagagcgGTGTGGTCGATGTGCTTGTTGTTGCAATCTCCAACGTAAGGATCTCAGAACCAAAGAGAAGCAGAGTCTGTAGTCCCACCAATAACCCCATTGAGCAGCAACACTCTTCTAACTTGACCACGACTAATACACTCTGCCGAGctttctga
- the LOC104739921 gene encoding pentatricopeptide repeat-containing protein At1g12620-like: MSMRGVVANTVTYSTLIQGFCQSGKLEVAKELFQTMVSRRVPPNIVTYKILLDGLCDNGEIEKALEIFEKMQKSEMKLDIGIYNIIIHGMCNASKVDDAWDLFCSLPVRGVKPDVKTYNIMIGGLCKKGSLSEADLLFRKMEEEDEHEPDGCTYNTLIRAHLRGSDINTSAEFIEEMKRGGFAADASTIKMVIDMLSDGRLKKSFLDMLS, encoded by the coding sequence ATGTCTATGAGAGGGGTGGTTGCTAATACAGTTACGTATAGCACTCTAATCCAAGGGTTTTGTCAATCGGGAAAACTTGAGGTTGCTAAAGAACTCTTCCAAACGATGGTTTCTCGTCGTGTTCCTCCTAATATTGTGACTTACAAAATTTTGCTGGATGGATTGTGTGACAATGGGGAAATAGAAAAAGCattggaaatttttgaaaaaatgcaGAAGAGTGAGATGAAGCTTGATATAGGTATCTATAACATCATTATTCACGGGATGTGCAATGCTAGTAAGGTGGATGATGCTTGGGATTTATTCTGTAGTCTACCAGTTAGAGGAGTGAAGCCCGATGTTAAGACATACAACATAATGATTGGAGGACTGTGTAAGAAAGGCTCACTGTCTGAAGCGGACCTGTTGTTTagaaaaatggaagaagaggatgagCATGAGCCAGATGGTTGTACATACAACACACTAATCCGAGCACATCTCCGAGGTAGTGACATAAATACATCAGCTGAATTCATCGAAGAAATGAAAAGGGGAGGGTTCGCTGCTGATGCGTCCACTATAAAGATGGTTATCGACATGTTATCGGATGGTAGATTAAAGAAAAGCTTTTTGGATATGCTTTCTTAG
- the LOC109128642 gene encoding pentatricopeptide repeat-containing protein At1g12300, mitochondrial-like → MIWRWSSKKASKFVQPRFLETGTLRNASLHHCSERDYSGFSDRNLSYRERLRSGLADIKAEDAVDLFQPMIRSRPLPTVIDFNRLFSAVARTKQYDLVLALSKQMELIGIAYDLYSLNIVINCFCRRGRVCFAYSVLGKILKLGYEPSTITFNTLLNGLCLEGRVSQAVGLVDRMVEMRQTPDLITINTLVNGLCLKGKVSETVVLIDRMIENGCQPNEVTFGPVLNVMCKSGKTALAMELLRKMEERKIKLNVVHYSIIIDGLCKDENLDDALNLFNEMEVKGFKADVITYTTLIRGFCNDGRWDDGAQLLRDMITRNKWIL, encoded by the coding sequence ATGATATGGAGATGGAGTTCTAAAAAAGCTTCGAAATTTGTTCAGCCTCGCTTCCTGGAGACAGGTACGCTGAGAAATGCTTCACTTCACCATTGCTCCGAACGAGACTATTCTGGTTTCAGCGATAGGAATCTGTCTtacagagagagattgagaagtgGGCTTGCTGATATCAAGGCAGAGGATGCTGTTGATCTCTTTCAACCCATGATTAGGTCTCGTCCTCTTCCCACTGTCATTGATTTCAATAGATTGTTTAGTGCCGTTGCCAGAACAAAGCAGTATGATCTCGTTCTAGCTCTCTCCAAGCAGATGGAGCTGATTGGGATTGCGTATGACTTGTACTCTCTCAATATTGTCATCAATTGTTTCTGTCGGCGTGGTAGAGTTTGTTTCGCTTATTCTGTTTTGGGGAAGATCCTGAAACTTGGGTATGAGCCTAGCACTATCACGTTTAACACTCTACTTAATGGGTTATGTCTCGAGGGCCGAGTCTCCCAAGCCGTGGGATTAGTTGATCGAATGGTGGAAATGAGACAGACACCCGATCTCATTACCATTAACACTCTGGTTAATGGACTTTGTCTCAAAGGTAAAGTGTCTGAAACTGTGGTTTTGATAGATCGAATGATTGAAAATGGCTGTCAACCCAATGAAGTTACCTTTGGACCGGTTTTAAATGTAATGTGCAAGTCCGGGAAAACTGCCTTGGCAATGGAGTTGCTCAGAAagatggaagaaagaaagatcaagCTTAATGTAGTCCATTACAGTATCATCATCGATGGTCTTTGTAAAGACGAAAACCTCGACGATGCACTCAACCTTTTCAACGAAATGGAAGTGAAAGGTTTTAAAGCAGATGTTATTACCTACACCACTCTCATTAGAGGCTTTTGTAATGATGGTAGATGGGATGATGGTGCGCAGTTGCTCAGGGATATGATCACAAGGAATAAATGGATATTGTAA
- the LOC104739920 gene encoding putative pentatricopeptide repeat-containing protein At1g12700, mitochondrial has protein sequence MMRRRSIALNLKALRLVQPHLLETGTLRTDLLYSLSGFFLSSFDRDFSDVSNRKVCFRERLRSGIVDIKEDDAVDLFQEMVGSRPRPTLVDFSRLFSAVARTKQFSLVLDFCKQMELSGIAHNIYTLNIMINCFCRCCESCFAYSVLGKVMKLGYVPDTTTFNTLVNGLCLEGKVSEAVGLVDKMVENGCQPDVITYNSIVNGICKSGDTSLALDLLRKMGERNVKADVFTYSTIIDSLCRDGSMEAAINLFNEMELKGIRSSVVTYNSLVGGLCKAGKWKEGTQLLKDMLSRKITPNVITFNVLIDVFVKEGRLQEANELHKEMIARGISPNTITYNSLVDGFCMQNRLSEAKHMLDLMVRNNCSPDIVTFTSLIKGYCKVKRVEDGMKLFRKISKRGLVANTVTYSILVQGFCQSGKLKIAEELFQEMVSRGVRPDVMTYGILLDGLCDNGKLKQALEIFEDLQKSKMDLDIVMYTIIIEGMCKGGKVEDAWHLFCSLPCKGLKPNVRTYTVMISGLCKKGSLPEANILLRKMEEDGNAPDDCTYNTLIRAHLRDGDLGASAKLIEEMKSCGFAADTSTVKMVIDMLTSGELDKSFLDMLS, from the coding sequence ATGATGAGAAGGAGATCGATTGCTTTAAATTTGAAAGCTTTGAGATTGGTTCAGCCTCATCTCTTGGAGACAGGTACTCTTAGAACTGATTTGCTCTATAGCCTTTCTGGGTTCTTCTTATCTAGCTTCGACCGAGACTTTTCTGATGTTAGCAATAGGAAAGTCTGTTtcagagagagattgagaagtgGGATTGTTGATATTAAGGAAGATGATGCTGTTGATCTGTTTCAAGAAATGGTTGGGTCTCGTCCTCGTCCTACTCTAGTTGATTTCAGTAGGTTGTTTAGCGCCGTTGCAAGAACAAAACAGTTCAGTCTCGTTTTAGATTTCTGCAAGCAGATGGAATTGAGTGGGATTGCACATAACATCTACACTTTGAACATTATGATCAATTGCTTCTGCCGGTGTTGTGAATCTTGTTTTGCTTATTCTGTGTTGGGGAAAGTTATGAAGCTTGGGTATGTGCCTGACACTACCACGTTTAACACTCTTGTCAATGGACTCTGTCTCGAGGGTAAAGTGTCTGAAGCTGTGGGTTTAGTTGATAAGATGGTGGAGAACGGATGTCAACCCGATGTGATTACTTATAATTCAATTGTGAATGGAATATGTAAATCAGGAGATACTTCTTTGGCCTTGGATTTGCTCAGAAAGATGGGAGAAAGAAATGTTAAGGCTGATGTGTTTACTTATAGTACAATCATTGATAGTCTTTGTAGAGATGGTTCCATGGAAGCTGCCATTAACCTTTTCAATGAAATGGAACTGAAAGGTATCAGATCTAGTGTTGTTACGTATAATTCTCTTGTTGGTGGTCTTTGTAAAGCTGGTAAATGGAAAGAAGGTACACAGTTGCTGAAGGATATGTTGAGTAGGAAAATCACTCCTAATGTCATCACTTTCAATGTgttgattgatgtttttgtcAAAGAAGGGAGGCTTCAGGAGGCTAACGAATTGCACAAGGAGATGATCGCAAGAGGCATATCTCCTAATACTATTACTTATAACTCCTTGGTAGATGGGTTTTGCATGCAGAACCGCCTTAGCGAGGCTAAGCATATGTTGGATCTTATGGTTCGGAATAATTGCAGTCCTGATATCGTGACTTTTACAAGTCTCATAAAAGGATATTGCAAGGTGAAAAGGGTTGAAGATGGTATGAAACTCTTCCGCAAGATTTCTAAGAGAGGCTTGGTTGCCAATACGGTTACTTACAGCATTCTTGTCCAAGGGTTTTGTCAATCCGGGAAACTAAAGATCGCAGAGGAACTTTTCCAAGAAATGGTTTCACGCGGTGTTCGTCCTGATGTTATGACATATGGTATTTTGCTTGATGGTTTGTGTGACAATGGGAAGCTTAAACAGGCGTTGGAAATTTTTGAGGATTTGCAAAAGAGTAAGATGGATCTTGATATTGTTATGTATACAATCATCATTGAGGGGATGTGCAAGGGTGGAAAAGTGGAAGATGCATGGCATTTATTCTGTAGCCTACCTTGTAAAGGGTTGAAGCCTAATGTTAGGACATACACCGTGATGATTTCAGGATTATGTAAGAAAGGGTCACTGCCTGAAGCAAACATCTTGCTTAGAAAAATGGAGGAAGATGGGAATGCGCCAGATGATTGTACATACAACACACTGATCCGGGCACATCTCCGAGATGGTGACTTAGGTGCATCAGCTAAACTTATTGAAGAAATGAAGAGTTGTGGGTTTGCAGCAGATACTTCCACTGTTAAGATGGTTATTGATATGTTAACGAGTGGTGAATTGGACAAAAGCTTTCTAGATATGCTTTCTTAG